A single Triticum dicoccoides isolate Atlit2015 ecotype Zavitan chromosome 2A, WEW_v2.0, whole genome shotgun sequence DNA region contains:
- the LOC119357659 gene encoding L-type lectin-domain containing receptor kinase SIT2-like yields MLSESLLALGLLLLLSLSLDGEVALAAEDGEFAYQGFATANLTLDGLATVMPNGLLLLTDTESANTGHAFHPAPLQFLESSTTTTNSTTMARSFSATFVFAISSRYDGLTSYGLAFVVAPTSNLSATNGGRYMGLLNATNGTASHRILAVELDTIMDVAFRDIDSNHVGIDVNSLVSRQAKPAGYYSNENGAFQDLRLNSRRPMQVWVDYDAQARRINVTLAPVQVPKPRNPLLSEAIDLSTVMVEEMYVGFSASSGTPGDNHHSVLGWSFSFDGPAPMLDFFKLPALPRLGPKPRSKILDAVLPPAAVSLVIAVLAAVFFFLWHRRRFAEVREDWEDEFGPHRFAYKDLFHATEGFSGRNLLGVGGFGRVYRGLLSVSNLEVAVKRVSHDSKQGLREFIAEVVSIGRLQHRNLARLLGYCRRKGELLLVYEYMKNGSLDKYLYTQNKPALHWPERYRIIKGVASSLLYLHEEWEQIVIHRDIKASNVLLDSQMNGRLGDFGLARLYDHGTVSKTTHVVGTMGYLAPELIRTGKATPLTDVFAFGVFLLEVACGRRPINSTKDITELVLVDWVLEHHRNGSILDVVDPRLMGNFNPEEATLLLKLGLLCSYPSANARPSMRKVMQYLDCDQSIPDMSAYMSYNRIAMMQNEGFDSYIMSYPSSNMNICVVSGESSVSILEEGR; encoded by the coding sequence ATGCTTTCTGAGTCTCTGCTTGCGCTTGGTCTGCTCCTCCTGCTGAGCCTGAGCCTCGACGGAGAggtggccctcgcggcggaagacgGCGAGTTCGCCTACCAAGGCTTCGCCACGGCGAACCTTACGCTGGATGGCCTCGCCACCGTCATGCCCAACGGCCTCCTGCTGCTCACCGACACGGAGTCCGCGAACACGGGCCATGCCTTCCACCCCGCGCCACTCCAGTTCCTCGAAAGTTCCACCACGACGACGAACAGCACCACCATGGCGCGGTCCTTCTCCGCGACCTTCGTGTTTGCCATTTCATCCAGGTACGATGGCCTGACCAGCTACGGGCTTGCGTTCGTCGTTGCTCCGACCTCGAACCTCTCGGCTACGAACGGCGGGCGGTACATGGGCCTCCTCAACGCGACAAACGGCACGGCGAGCCACCGCATCCTGGCGGTCGAGCTCGACACCATCATGGACGTCGCGTTCCGCGACATCGACAGCAACCACGTCGGCATCGACGTCAACAGCCTCGTCTCACGGCAGGCCAAGCCGGCTGGGTACTACAGCAACGAGAACGGCGCCTTCCAAGATCTGAGGCTGAACAGCCGCAGGCCGATGCAGGTGTGGGTGGACTACGACGCCCAAGCCAGGCGAATCAACGTGACATTAGCACCTGTGCAGGTACCAAAGCCCAGGAATCCTCTCCTCTCCGAGGCTATTGATCTCTCCACGGTCATGGTGGAAGAGATGTACGTCGGCTTTTCTGCTTCTAGCGGTACTCCCGGTGATAATCACCACTCTGTCCTTGGATGGAGTTTCAGCTTCGACGGACCCGCCCCGATGCTAGACTTCTTCAAGCTCCCCGCCCTGCCGCGCCTAGGTCCCAAGCCTCGGTCCAAGATCTTGGACGCCGTGTTGCCACCGGCCGCAGTATCGCTTGTCATTGCCGTGCTAGCTGCCGTGTTCTTCTTCTTGTGGCATCGGCGTCGATTTGCCGAGGTGAGAGAAGATTGGGAGGATGAGTTCGGCCCACATCGTTTCGCATACAAGGATTTGTTTCATGCCACTGAGGGCTTTTCGGGTAGGAATTTACTTGGAGTAGGAGGATTTGGAAGAGTGTACAGAGGATTGCTTTCTGTGTCCAATTTAGAGGTTGCGGTGAAGAGGGTGTCACATGATTCTAAACAAGGACTAAGGGAGTTCATTGCAGAGGTGGTGAGCATTGGCCGTCTCCAACACCGGAATCTCGCACGGTTACTAGGCTACTGCCGTCGGAAGGGTGAACTTCTCTTGGTTTATGAGTACATGAAAAATGGTAGTCTTGACAAGTACTTGTATACTCAAAATAAGCCAGCTCTACATTGGCCTGAAAGGTATCGGATCATCAAAGGTGTCGCATCAAGCTTGTTGTATCTTCATGAGGAATGGGAACAAATTGTCATCCATCGGGATATAAAGGCTAGCAATGTGCTCTTGGACAGTCAGATGAATGGACGGCTCGGTGATTTTGGTCTAGCAAGGTTATACGACCATGGCACGGTTTCTAAAACAACACATGTGGTGGGCACCATGGGGTACCTTGCACCGGAACTTATACGCACCGGGAAGGCAACACCCTTAACCGATGTGTTCGCATTTGGTGTGTTTCTCCTTGAGGTCGCATGTGGGCGTAGGCCAATCAACAGTACCAAGGATATCACAGAGTTAGTGTTGGTCGATTGGGTGCTTGAACATCACCGCAACGGCTCAATTCTTGACGTGGTCGATCCACGTCTTATGGGGAATTTCAACCCAGAGGAAGCCACCCTCCTGCTCAAATTAGGTTTGTTATGCTCCTACCCATCGGCCAATGCAAGACCTAGCATGCGAAAGGTCATGCAATACCTGGACTGCGACCAGTCAATTCCTGACATGTCCGCCTACATGAGTTACAACAGGATAGCAATGATGCAGAATGAAGGGTTCGATTCATACATAATGTCGTACCCTTCATCGAATATGAATATTTGTGTTGTATCTGGTGAGTCTTCGGTGTCAATTCTTGAAGAGGGAAGGTGA